Within Deltaproteobacteria bacterium, the genomic segment GTCCGTAAATACGCTGGATAAACTTCCATCTCTATAAACCTTTCCACATACCGTTCTGCGGCCGAAAGCAGAAACGACTATAATGAACTCGTGTTAAATCGTCATGCCACGATAGTGGCGTGACACCGCGAATCATGAAAATAGCGCAATTGATGGTTGAACTCGAACTCTATTTTCGAACTAAAGTCATTTTTCCTGACCTCTTACGAGGTTATTGGTCATCGGTTATCAGAAGCAGGTCCCCTGAGCCGTTTGTGGAGATAAAGGGTTCTGCCCCCGGAAAGCTAAAGACCCTTTGGCCTTTGATCTCAAATTATAAACCAGCCAGCCGGTATATTTTGATCTCATCTTTTTAAACCTGCACTTCAAAATCGCTCTATTGTTGTCATATATAGATCAGGAAACTTTTCGATTGAACGGAGGGGTAAAAATATTTAGATCGCCGATGAAAATTTTATATATGGTCCGGGCCAGATCCTCGGGGGATGATTTCCCATTGGGATCAAACCAGCGATAAGGCCAGGTGACCATGCCTAACAGCGAATAGGTCAGTAAGGTAATTTGCGTTGGGTTTTTTCCTTTTTTCCCCAGGAGATCCGCAACCAAAGCTCGCAGGATGTCGACAAATTCCCGTTCTTTTTCCTTGATGACCCCCAGATAATTTTGGGGAAGATGGATCCGTTCGTTCATGGCCAGGCGGGATTCGATTTGCCGGTCTTTATAGCCCATAATAAAGATTCTAATATAGATGAATATCCTGTCGCGGGGGGATTGATGGGATTGAAGTTCTTTTTTCATATGGCTGAGCGCATATTCATAATAGCGATAAAGGATCAGAAAAAGCAGCTCTTCCTTGGTGGAAAAATAATGAAATATAGCCCCTTTGGTCAGGCCTACCACTGAGGCGATATCGGCTAAAGTGGCGGACAAAAATCCTTTTTCATAGAAAACCCGGGCGGCCGATTGACAGATCTCGGCAATTTTTTTCTGGCCTTTCTCGGTAAAGGCTTCAAATTTTTCTAATTCAGGCACTCGATCCTTCACGGTCTTCATACCCTCTTATAACTTACCAGCCAGCCGGTATGTTTTGGCTTATCTATAACATTCCCCTTTAGAGGCTGTCAAGAAAAAAAATGACCAAAAAAAAAATTCATTTTTTTTCATAAAGCTTTTCAAAAATCTTGCCTTTATAGTGGCTGCGTTCCAGGCTGCCCGGTTCGGCCCAAAGAATCTGGGGGTTGATCTTGAGGCGCTTGCGCATCGTATCCAGGATCTCTTTCTCCAACACCTCCAACTCGGCACCGGTTATTCCTCCGGCATGCTCCACCCGGAGTTTAAGCGGCGGGACGACCCGTGGCAAGGGTTCATTCAGGACAATCCGCATCTCCCCCGTTACCCGCGGCACGAATACGTTGATCACGGCCTTGAGGTGACTCGGATAGACCATGACCCCCTTGACCTTCAACATATCATCGACGCGGCCGATGATCTTGTACCGGAACCCGGTGCGGCCGCAGGGGCAGGGCTCGGTGAAAATCTGCATGATATCGCCCGGGCTCTCCCTGACCCAGACCCAGCCGTCGTTCTCGAGAGTGGTATAAACGGCCTCACCCCGGGCCCCATCCTCCAGGGGAACAGGTGCTTTGGTATCAGGGTCGACCAGTTCGAAATAACAGAGATCATCCACCAGCCAGTGCATCCCCTGGTATTCCTCATGATCGCAGGAAAACCCTAACCCCCCGCCCATG encodes:
- a CDS encoding TetR/AcrR family transcriptional regulator; translated protein: MKTVKDRVPELEKFEAFTEKGQKKIAEICQSAARVFYEKGFLSATLADIASVVGLTKGAIFHYFSTKEELLFLILYRYYEYALSHMKKELQSHQSPRDRIFIYIRIFIMGYKDRQIESRLAMNERIHLPQNYLGVIKEKEREFVDILRALVADLLGKKGKNPTQITLLTYSLLGMVTWPYRWFDPNGKSSPEDLARTIYKIFIGDLNIFTPPFNRKVS